Genomic DNA from Setaria italica strain Yugu1 chromosome V, Setaria_italica_v2.0, whole genome shotgun sequence:
TGAGGGCTCTTGCTCAAGCCTTGTTTGGTTTAGAGTTGATCTGGTCTTTCGGGAAGGGGTGGGGTCTGATGGATAGATGAATCGCCAACGCGCGATGCTCCATAGTTCAGATTTCGAAAAAGTTTGGATGCTCCATTTGCCGGTGCATAACGCTAGTGTCATGGAAGAATTTGATGGGTCCTGTTAAAACGGCACCATGTTTCTCCTTTGGTGGATTTGTTGTCGCCACAAAGATACTGTTTGCAAACGCTGTTGTAGGCAGCTATTCTCCCCCACCCCACTTAGTTCCTAATATATTAGGGCGTGTTTGTTTCCCTCCTAGATTATATAAGCAGGATTACGATCTAAGGGTAGGATGGTAAAAGATCATCATGGATCACTAGGGACCACAAATAATTTGAAATAAGCTAGTTTTGggtagcttatttcagattatacGTGATCTCAAAGTGATATTTTACTATAGTACCCATAACctataatccaacttatataatctaCCCATAGTACACCTGGCAATAATTCCGAGGACAAACATACTTTGCAATTAGGGCCTTTGCTAGGAAAATATGTGCTGAAAATCAAAGAGAATATGTCCTGGGGGAAGAGGAGATACTCACACTGGTAGAGGCTCTAGTGGTTTCCATGGAGCAATCAACACAGAGAACTGCTGGGAGTTGACTAAATAGTACATCATGCTGATCCAAAAGCGAAGAAGCACGCCCAAGTGGACGGTGAGATTCCTTCACAGGCTCTCGTGTTCCTCATGGAAGAATGAGAAATTAGCAAGAACCTCGAATTAGCAAGGACTTCGAAAAAAAGAAACTGGTTCTCTGAAACTGATACAGATTCCTTCAAATATCATGCTTGCACAAAGTAACTTGAAACCTCGCTTAATTTGCAGCTATTGATGCTAATAATTCTGAGTTTTTAGCCACTCAGATAAACTTGAAGTTTCCAAACAAACTTTATCCTAGAGTTGAACATTTTTGTGCGAAAATTTCTCAAGCTGATTGTTATTTATGTTTAAGTGACCTTTTAATTTTTATCTTTTCTGTTTCATGCTCTATTGGATATCCCATTGGTTCATGAAAGTGCTACACGCAAGTTAAAGCAAATTAAAGCTCTACAAAAATGAGAGCACCAGACCAGCATGCcaacataaaaaatatatgTTAGCATCTTTCTGTTTTGTAAATGAGATAGTGACCGTCTATGGAACATATAAAATCTACTAGCTCGTGATAGCGTAAGCCCCAAGCTTATGTGATGACCGGTAAGCCATGACGTCATCTTACTATCATCCTTCTAGTGGTTTTACCAGTCATGGCTACTGCTGGCCTACTCTGTTGGTCCTGCGCCTTGTAGTTGCTTCGGTTTTTTAAGCTGATTAACTGGATAACTGCAACAAAAACGACAAGGTACTTGGTGCCTTTTCTTTGCTTTTTGAAACTAAGATTTTCTGGTGTTCCATGGATGAGTTAACAGATTAGTTCCTCCAATTAAATTTGTGTCATTAAAGCAAAACATTCTTTTATGGTGATATCGAATTTGGCTCTCGAGTTAATGTTGTTGAAATGATTTTTGCACATAGGAAATTATTTCGTGGTGGCTGGCTGGCAAGGTTAACAAAACATATTAGTAACTACTTATAAAGGCGGATATCgatgttttcctttttgatcCAGATCAATCCCAAAATTGAGGCTGCTTTTAATGTATGGCCTGTTGACTTCAGGACACTAGATATACCTTGTTCATACACATTATCTATAATGTCTAACGAAACTTTAATTTGGCTGTAAGGCCTGTAATTTTTTAAGAACCACCAACTCGATAGATGTCAAAAAGTGCCGTCAAACAAATCAATGGAATAAAAAGGTTTAACAATGTACAGTACCATTTCATTTATATATTATCATCTATGTTTCTTCCTCTATGTACAATACCATCAAGCACGCATGTTTGTTCTCTTGAAAATTGTATACTTTCTGGTGCGTCATCAAATTCTTGAGTTATGATATTTGAAACTTTGATAGAGAAAGTTGAATGGATGTCGAATTCTTTTAGTCGAAAGTTCTAAATTTGGTTATGAGTTTTGAAGTTACATTAAAACCTAAAAATCTTACTTAAAGTTGCAATATTTGTTAACCTGAAATATTCACTCTTGCTCCGTTGAAAGCTTGGTAAAGTGTTGCACGAAAGGTGATCGAGCGAGACAATCACCACACGATATTGATGCTGACATTCCCCAAATAGGAGTTATAATTTACTTTAAGGAGGTTAAAGATGTGACTCTAGcagtcatattttttttttgtcgatCCTTTAACCCTCACAGGCAGCGGGGCCTGTGGAAGAAGCACACTACGGTGCTATCCCCAGCCACCATTTTTTGCTGAAAATCGCAGGATGCTGGCCTCTGCAGCCGGATCCTGCTTTTCAAACACGACCGGACAAAATTCACAAGCAAAATCTTTCCCTGGCCAGCCGCAAAAGCCACGTCACCTCCCCTGCTTATCTCCCGCTCGCATACGTGATACTTGCGTATgcaggcctcctcctcccccatccCCAACCCACAGAATTCATTCATTTCTCTAtccccccttcccttccccgcAACTACTCTCTGCTCTCTACTACACGCTTCCAAGAAACAGAGCAACCCACGCAGACCAGACCGAAAGCCAAAATTCTCCAAGTGATCCGGTCGCCAATCCGGCCACGGATCGAGGCTGCCGTctgttcccgccgccgccgctgccgctgccgatgGGCTCCGCCGATCGCAGTGAGGTACATCCATCCGGctcccttatctcttctcttTGGCGGCATGTTCTGCGATCGTTTGGCTGACCTCGCCTCCGCGTCCTGCTGTCGCAGATCGATGGGGTCGTGGTGGCGGAGAAAGGCGCGAGGAGCTGCGTCGAAtgccgcgccaccaccacgcccATGTGGCGCAGCGGCCCGACGGGGCCCAGGGTGAGTTcatcagcatcatcatcataggCTCCCTGTTCTTGTTTTGCGCTGTTCGGCACTGTTCGTCAGGATAAGGTTCGATCGGATTGGGGATTCGGATTCCTAGTTGCTGAATTCGGTGCTGATCTTGACCAACGCTGCTGTAGATACGAGACTCGCTTCTCCTGCAAATACTACttgtcttatttttttttataggaTATACATGATCATCTACTGAAGCTTCTTATTATGGATTTTTTGCCCTGTCAAACGCGCCAGTTTAGTGATACATTTGATATTCTCGTATGTGTTTACGAACTGCTTCTTTTTTATGAATGCGATCTAATCAATAAAACCATGTGTTACTCTCAACAACTTGGTACAAGTACGGATGGGATTTTGTGTTTCTTAAAAGCTGGATGCATGATATCTCTTGTAGTGCATGCGGAACTGAAATTCGATCTAGAACAGTACGATGAGATCAAGGCAATAGCTGCAAGGACCTAGTCAACGTGGTGCGCTCTTAGCAGCATGTTTAATCAAAGACAGCTAATGATCGAGCCACATTCCACCAAATCTAACCTGTGCGCCCCAGGTCTTCCAGGTTTTTTGAATTCCTTACGCAAGAGGTTGACAGTACCATCATCGAGAGTCTGAGACAAGCTTTGCTTTTGGAATTCTATTCCACGAAGTTTCCTCTTATTCGTATAGCCTTATCCCTTATTTTTGAATTAGACCTGTCATAATTGAGGGTGCTAGCACGCAATTCAGATGCATGGCACAAGATCTTTTAGTTTGTCATGGAAATATTAATTTAGTTacataattttaaaatataagAAAGCATAAGATTATACAATTATGAAAGTATTTTATAAAAAAGATAGGGATTACAAAAAAAAAGTTCTTCACGGTCTGTAGTTACAAAGACGTTTTGCAGGATTTAGGACAGGAGATGGTGAGTTGGGTTTTGGTCTATTGTGCTAATATGACTTGCCTTGTTGACATTTCTCTCTATTCAATTGGGTTGCAACTTGTTCGTTAGGTGAGCTGTTCCTTGCAACAGTGCTAACCACCGAGCCAATGGCTTGCCGGGAGAAAGATACTTTATCCACTTTGATTCTCATAGCTTTGATTATTCTTCATTTCTATCCTCCACCTTTTCAACATTTTGTTTCCGGTGACCGAATTGCGCACAAAGACAATACTTAAAACTTTTGAGGCCAACCGATCTAAGATTAACTTTTCGGTTTTGGATAAAAAGAAGCATGCTATGCTTAATTCCACCAATCTGCAAATAAATCGAATTCGGCCTTTTAACTCTTTCAATTATCTACGCAGTCACTTTGCAATGCTTGCGGGATCCGGTATAGAAAGAAGAGGAGGCAAGAGCTTGGCCTAGaccacaagcagcagcagcagcagaatcAGCAACAGCGACAGCAACATAATGGTGAGGCAAAAACTGAAGTAAAAGACAGTAGTAGCAACAGTAGTAGCAGTGGGAGCAGCAACTTGCAGGCGGTGCAGAAACGGAGGCTCCTAATGGGTGTGGAGGAGGCTGCGTTGTTGCTCATGACCCTGTCTTCCTCACCCACATCCACATTGCTACATGGCTAAGAACCCTACAACTCCAAATCAACGATGTACATACACACATACACTAGCCAACGATTCCAATCCAACCATACAAAGTTTCTCAGTTTATCTTCACCAGGATAAGATAGGGAGGCGAGGGGCCCTATCTCAAGATTCTGTGATCCTGTGATGGGGTTGGATTAGTGCCTACCTAATGACTCCATCCTCTTTGTTCTCCTCTGTTTCGCCGTACCGTAGATCCTGGTCATGTCAGAAGCATATCTGTTCTGTGATTTGTGGTAGGCTCCATGATCTGTTGATCTCACTCCCCCACACATCTTTTTctctatccttttcttttttttcttttgttttttgtatGTACTTTGATGTTGCCCCTTTGTGAGGGATTGACGATCGAAAGGAGATGTCATCCCTCTTCTGAAATAAAAAGgtgaaaataataataaaaggcTTTTTATTGTTTCATTTCAGTTGGTTTGAGTAACTTTGTCTTGATCTACTTGTGTAAGAAAATGCAGACAATTTCTTTGGCCATAAGTTCCAGCGCCGCAAGAGGAAGGATTCAGCCGATCGTGGCTGAGCATATCTAGTTAGTTTGTTGATTTTCTTAAGAAATATGTTAGAGATTGAGTTTGCTAGAGATAAGATTGGTTAGTTGTTGGCACCGGGCTCTTATATAAAGCACGGCTGTTATCTGCAAAAGGGCACTCCTGCGTGAGGGCGAGATCTCCATTTGCCTTAATCTACCCGTTCTATATATCTCAATAATCTAGCCATGTCATCATTGGTATCAGCTAGGAATTTCCTCGGCACCATCTTTCTCCTCTCCGCATCCTTGCCCTTGTCGCGGCTA
This window encodes:
- the LOC101773676 gene encoding GATA transcription factor 23 produces the protein MGSADRSEIDGVVVAEKGARSCVECRATTTPMWRSGPTGPRSLCNACGIRYRKKRRQELGLDHKQQQQQNQQQRQQHNGEAKTEVKDSSSNSSSSGSSNLQAVQKRRLLMGVEEAALLLMTLSSSPTSTLLHG